The proteins below come from a single Tachypleus tridentatus isolate NWPU-2018 chromosome 13, ASM421037v1, whole genome shotgun sequence genomic window:
- the LOC143240051 gene encoding latrophilin-like protein LAT-2, protein MTGVGVHYKRLGNYLKPQNDGSKKIGQETNEVNSDILGFTVGKSGNSISLPAGLDVILRLDHLREGRASNVSCVFWNTTSVTYPEWDTSGCRLMWTTTTSTYCACSHLTNFAVLMDFSG, encoded by the exons ATGACTGGTGTAGGAGTTCACTACAAACGACTGGGAAACTACCTCAAACCACAAAACGATGGATCAAA AAAAATCGGTCAAGAAACCAACGAAGTCAATTCAGATATCCTGGGTTTTACAGTTGGGAAGTCTGGAAACTCTATAAGCCTCCCAGCTGGGTTAGATGTCATCTTGAGACTGGATCATCTCCGCGAAGGCAGGGCTAGCAACGTTAGCTGTGTGTTTTGGAACACAACAAG TGTAACTTATCCAGAATGGGACACCTCAGGTTGTCGTTTGATGTGGACCACCACAACTTCTACTTACTGCGCATGCTCTCATCTTACAAACTTTGCTGTATTAATGGATTTTTCTGGGTAG